CTGTTGGAGCTGTTTGGTCGGTCAGGTGAAGTTTTggctcgaacgaaattaatgtcttatcttcacttcccttttatctccaataaaagataagtaaagaggggcaactgtcataccctaatttcgtccggggacacTTGTCTGTCGgcatgcgaccctcgtttgaccactttaaaatgtttaacacccctTGCCATGGAATCCGTAAGATTTCGTGAAGTTTCGAAAAGAAATCGACCAAAAACACGAAAATgggggtgtatttagcaaagtggagGGGTTGTAAATAGACTATCAAGCCTTAATTTTTTCCAGAGACAATTGTTTTTTGGCATACGAACCTCGATCGATCACTTCAGAAAGCTTAACGCCCATTGCTGCGAGTTCCATGacgtttcggaaagaaaacagcaAAAAAACACGAAGTggaaagggggtgtatttagcaaaagtgggggtgtaaatagaaattttcaaatctgAGCCTTCCCAATATATTCTGGAAGTTGGGTTAAGGtgaaagcaaccttgctcgcctgggcgagaagggcagcaaccacctccccccAAGTTGTTTAAAAATGACTCCAGGGGCTTCTGTAATGCTTCCATAATATTTATGAAACCCTGAGTTAgcttatttcacttaatattggtgaaagggaagagaaaaaagaataaaatcaagtCCGATATGCTTCCATAACTTTTTtgtaaagtacgaaaaggggggtgaacttagtaaaaaggggggtgcattagGAAACTTCCTGAGGAAGCCTAGGCTCGCCTGGGCgcgctgggcggcaagctctgCCCCATTTTAGCTATTTAAAGGGCAAATGGGCTGAGTAAAAGAGATCCCTGACCTCTATGTTGTGTATTTCAGGTGTTTTGAGTGAAAAAAAGTaattccgtgaagaaaatcaaagtcgaggtgcttccgtaacgctttcaagatgtttccgtaagcaattCAGTGAAGATTTTCGGTTGTTCTTTGTTGTTCTTCGtgcgttcttcggtcttcaaccagtaagttttcgaattcgagactttgaattcatttcttgttttgttggttttcatcttcattttgttcactttcggttttcttttcttccgcttttaacgagcttttaaccatttatttaatctgttttctcacctaataattgataaaatgaatttcaaccgatcatttgcgttgtaatctcgtttaatcactgttaaaataaaatctaactgatcgttcatgtcataacctcggttaatcaaaaaggacaaaaatataataaaataatcaaaatatctttgaaaaaaataataaaaaaaataaatcggacatttttctttgaaagtttcgttgaatgaattgactaataaccaaagtgaaactaagactaaaatcaactcataaatcaagccttgtccgcaaaagtcacttaaaaccattttaaggtccaaaacCTTAAACAGTCATCTTtgtttttatcggttaacatagACCGTTCAAAAACACAAATCAAGCACGTTACTTTACCgctttgcaagaactacgtaggtatgagttCATCACCACAaatcgaggatacgtaggagcaaaagccccgctttagTCGACCATCccttttcaaaaaccaagaaatCGTTAagggtccaatgccttaacgtttctctcctttcgaaatcaaaagatcgtttaatggtccaacgccttaaatgacctttgttccgttaaaatctatcttgcgaaaaaagattaaaacaaattaaccaacgttcagttctcaaagaactatgtaagtttgatttcctcatcacaattgaggaatacgtaagagcaagggaaacacccttgtcaaccacaaaaagataaaaaaaaatacaaaagacccATGGAAAGCtaaaaagcacataaaagggaaaaagataacaacataaaaaagggaaaatataacaaattgaagacatgatattgcacatgTGAGCCTCGCGTCaccctcccgctgaagggtaggtagCGACAATGAGGATCAACATGCATTACGAGGAAAGAATGGAAAGTGAGGTAGCATAATTCTGTTAGAATTAGAGTGAATGTTTGTTCTAACAGACTTTTCAAGCATGAAGTTAAGGTTTTAAAACAAAACGTTGTGCTTTCACACTCTGACATTAGTGCTCCCATACAGTATGACAGACTCAAAGCCAATTGCTCGAGTCTAAAACTAGATGAGAAGCCTCCAACATATGGAGTCCATCATGCAGTTGGGAGAAGGGGAAAAGAAGTGGAAGAGATGCTCTTGCTATTACTCTCCAAGATCATGcatatgttgaaaaaaaaacaaagtaattCTAGATTCGAGACTAATTCTACAAAGTGATCTGGGAACCTCCTCATACTCCTACTCTTCCAAGTTGTCTTATTCTTTTGTCCtctgatgatgaatcaagtggTGAACTTTTGCGCAAGTTAGACGAAGAAAATGTTGTCAAACAAAAGGGGGAGAAGAAGTAAAAGAGGAAGCAAAGTCTAAGGGGGGAGCACAAGTTAGAAAAAACATCATTAAGGGGATATTTCTTtagaattcaaattaattataaaaatttatggcattaaataccaataaaataataactaattatttaccaaaaattaaatatttaaataattctaaaaaaggaaaaaaaactcaaactGCTCTTTGATCAATTTTTAGTTCCGCCCCTACTAatgagcatttttttttaaatatactactaaaaattattgtatgagtttaaataaatcattgtaTAATCTTTTAGAAAAACAAATCGAATGTTGAGTTATATCAAAGTTTACTTTTCACAGTAGCTATTGTACAATACAGtattctttcttttgctatctaataatttgaaaataaattctttttaattattattgtcgTCGTCAGTAGTCATcattattattgtaaaaaaaatgatccaATTGGTAATATAACTCATTTAGATTTAAtaggtttttttataaaataattattaggacattttaaaaaaaaaattatggataaCATTGATAACATTTTCTTAtcataattatgttatttgtgACATCTGAAATTAATGattgatatttataatattaggtCTTTAAAAAACACATATCTAGTTTATCTGCTGTATAAAGATATCTTTTATTATAtgttcttaaattaattttagaaaaacacataataatgattattatatatatatatatatatatatatattaaataaactttattttttataatttatcctCAATCATCTAATTTTGACATcactataataaattaataataatattatattttaatattgtaaattaattttatattatcatttaattgtatttaaattattttaaaaatcaaaataaacttactatatattaaaaattatgattaaataataatattaaaaatttaagacaGTAATGAATTTGATTGTTTTACCGcttacataaaatataattaagatgaGCTAAAGAATGAATTTGATCTAAACATTAGAATATGGAACAAGTAAAACTCCATGATTATCATTAGTCACCCAAGAGCAGAGGGGTCATGTTCTGTATGCAGTCTCCACGTGTCAAAATAAGAGCCTGTGCTGATAAAAATCCTGGTCTTGTTCCTTGAAATATCAACagtatttgttgttgttgtattgcaGTAAGTAACAGcgaacgaagaagaagaagaagaagaagaagaagaagaaaaacgcAGAAGCCACGATGAGTGGCAGAGCCATGATCTCCTGTTTCTCTCCTCCTTCAACAACTCCATGCTCTGCCCCCATTCCACTCTGGCGCCGAAACCACCTCCTCCATGCAACTCCTCCACCTTCGCTACACCTCCTCTCGCGGCGGAGCCACCTCGTTGCCGGCGGAAGGAGGGTGTGGGTGAATGTGAAGTCCGAGAAGAACTTATCCGAGTCCCCCAAGTACGAGGATGATGTCGTGgttcagaagaagaagaagcgtgGTTTGGATAACGTGGAAGAGGAAGCGAGGTGGTGGCAAGTGTTTCCCAAAAGATGGGTCATTGTGGTTCTCTGCTTCTCAGCTTTTCTTCTATGTAACATGGATAGGGTATGTAACTATGTAACTATGTGTAATGTGTGCTTCTTCTTTGATCTTTCAACTGCGTTGTTATTGCTTTCTCAATTCATGCTATTTTGTCTGTTTGAGAGAGAAGCTTTAGAAGAATCAACCATGTTTATACAATAAAGCTCGACATAGTTGGTAATAGCTAGTTCCTTATGTTAGGAATCCCACATCCCGTGCCTTTGGGGCAcaacttatatatttattggGTAACTTCACTTAATGCCAATTGTTTTTAAGCTGAAATCTAACACCTTAAGTATGCTAACAAGAGTGTTTGACATCCCACACTAACTAGTGATATGATCAAAGTAGTATATATAAGTGAAGACACCCCTCATCATAAGTTAGCTTTTGGGGATTTAGACTCATACCCAAATTCAAAGGTGATACCAAAGTCTATTTTAAGACAATGTGTTGAATATCCCGCATCGACTAGTAATATGATCAAAATAGTGTGATATAAGTGGGGGTACCCTAAATCTCATGAGCTAGCTTTTTGGGATTGGGTTAAGCCCAAATCCAAAATCTAAGAAGAGGTTCAATTTAAGGCTTTGTTAAGAGAGGCAAAATCTACTTCGGTTGATTTCTACATCTTGAAGGGATTAATTAGTCTATGGCTATTGGTTGAGATAGACCCTTGGTGTatgccaaaagaaaaataatactgAATATAGAGGTTCAATTTCATTTACtcgatatattaatttttagtgtcaacatgaaacaaagtttcTCTCCATTGTGGTCAATAAGATTTATAAGATGCAATAAGTTTTCTAAAATTGTTATGGTATTCATATGTgacttttgtatttttaaaatgtacaaAGTAATGTGTTATATTGGTATCAGGTTAAGTGTAACAACTTTGAATTTATAGGTCTTGTGAATGTTAACTTTCAAATATAAGAATCTCAGGATAATTTTTAGTATGTGGATCTTAGGCTAAAAATTATCCTGAGATATGTATAGCATtatgtataaatatattttctatatttagtttttatttctaaatatgtGTGATCAGAGTTCACTGAATTAAACCCATCTAATTATGGTTATGTCATAGAAAGAAATAATTAGATCATATGGTTCAATTTGCAAAACCTTTGTTTAGTTAGCACTGCTGTGGAGTCTTCAGTTAGCTTTTTACCTCTTAGAAACTTCCATTGATTTCCCATTTGCAGGTAAATATGAGCATTGCTATACTTCCTATGTCTGCAGAGTACAACTGGAACCCGAGCACTGTGGGTTTGATACAGTCTTCTTTCTTTTGGGGATACCTCCTCACTCAGGTAAATGTGGTTTCGTTTTGATAAAGTTTGATTAGTAACTTTTTCTTGCATGTGTGACTTTAAACTTAAGGCCATGAGTTTGAAGCATAGCTAGATTTATGTTGCAGATTGCTGGTGGAATATGGGCTGACACTGTGGGAGGAAAACAGGTATTGGGATTTGGCGTGGTTTGGTGGTCTGTTGCGACGGCCCTCACTCCTATAGCTGCCAAACTTGGATTGCCTTTCCTACTAGTTGCTCGTGCATTCATGGGGATTGGTGAGGTGTGTTCTGCTAAAATGTTCCAAATGATATGGTTTCCTGCATTCTACTACTAGGAGAAAGCTTAATGTTGCTACTATGTTGGTATTggtaaaagaaaatatctaataaataaaaacaatgcgATGTTTTTTTCTCGTAATCCATGTGACTGATTTTAGTAATGATTTGATTTGGAGAAAACTTAGGTATGATTCTTTAAGTGTTGTACTGTTGTTCGTCCTATTCTCCCATCAGAATTGGAGTTTCATCTTGGTAAACATTTAATGCTAACATTTGTTATGCTAATTACTGAAGTAATACTCTAGTTCTTATCTGAGAACAACACAAGCAACTTAAGTTTtgtccattttttatttatcttgatGATGATACAAGTTTCTGATGACTTTCTTCCATATGGACCTAACTTCTTTTGGCCTTTTCCCTTTCTAGGGTGTTGCTATGCCAGCCATGAATAATATTCTGTCAAAATGGGTTCCTGTGTCAGAGAGAAGTAGATCACTAGCGCTGGTCTACAGTGGCATGTATCTTGGATCAGTCACTGGACTGGCCTTTTCTCCCTTCCTAATTCATCAGTTTGGATGGCCATCAGTATTTTACTCCTTTGGTTCTCTAGGGACAGTCTGGTGTTCTGTGTGGCTTAGTAAGGTACGATTTGCGTATGTAAAATTATTTCCTTTGCATTCTGAACATGGAAATACTtgtacacacattttctttattgaaaTGCTTTTTGTCTAGAAGTTGATTCTTTATCACGAATTATGTAGCTGTAACATCTTTTTTGTTTCTGAAATGTTCACTATCTTGGTAGAATTTTCTATTTGCTGACATGCTAATCTTTTCTGTTCTTCTGGGAGTGTAGGCACATAGTTCACCTCTTGAAGATCCTGAACTGCGGCCTGAAGAAAAGAAGCTCATTACTGCCAACTGTTCCTCCAAGGAACCTGTGAAAACAATACCTTGGCGATTAATTTTGTCAAAGCCACCAGTCTGGGCTCTGATAGTGTCCCATTTTTGCCACAACTGGGGAACTTTCATTCTACTTACATGGATGCCAACATACTATAACCAAGTAAGTCTTCCTATCTTTTTTGGGCATGTTTCTACTTGATGTGACGAAGCCAGAGCTAGATTTAtgctgtttattttatttttagttcctacACGGTTGTGTATGAATTTACCTAGATGATAAAGTCTCCAATACCTATGTAAGGAAAAGTTCTTAAGGAACCACagcttaaaatatatattgcatCATCTGGTTCTAGGTATAATATGTGACAATGGACAAAGAGGAAGAGGGAAAACTGGTGCTATAACTGACAGTAAAGTAGCAAACCATGCAAATGATGTAAATAATATAAGCAGAAGGAAAGAAAGAGGGAATATTAGATATGTGCATCGTTTGCTTCTCATTATGTAGTCCATAGCCTTAAGCCacttctttttgtttatttaagtttttttttattccattttattcaattttgctctttttttcttGTGACCTGGAAGTCAACATCTTCCCTCCTCATACCCCACTAGATGGCAGCCTCATGTTTCTTGTCACCCTTTCTAATTCTGCTTAATTCCAATTATTAGGATTATTTATTTGGGGATTGCTGATATTAGTGTATTTTGATTACAACATAAATGTCATGCTATTGCTTTGTTCTTGCATTTGCTTGCTAATGCTTTTGGTTTGCCTGAAGAATTTTTTCCCCGTTCTAATAACTATAATAGAAACTGGAGTTTATTATTTCTTCTATCTTTCACCTAAAACTCTAATCAGCCATTCATTTTGATATCTTCTCATCCATTTATGACATACTCTTGTTAGTTACTTAGTTGTAAACATTCAATgtcataaaattcattatgtgAGCATGTTTGCTGATGTTTGACGTTTTAAGCATCCTACTTGACACATTTGTTAAGCCGCCATTCTCAGCATTATCAATATTCAAGTTTATAGAGATGAGCTTTTGGTTGGATATATGTTAATATCCTGACATACAAAATATTTGGATTTGTAGTCTTCTTGGATATTTGAAAAACAATTGACAGTGTTTAATTAACTAAAGTTATTTTCATATATCTAGGTCTTGAAGTTTAATCTTACAGAATCTGGGCTATTTTGTGTTTTACCGTGGTTTATAATGGCTATTTCTGCAAATGTTGGTGGTTGGATTGCAGACACTCTAGTGAGCAAGGGTCTATCAGTTACAAGGGTCCGCAAGGTATCATCTCccttcaatattttattttgttgtactTTGTTGGGATTTTGCAAGTGTAATAAATCGCCCAAGTAACAAACTAGTGAGTAGATATAGTCTCTGTAGGGACTTGTGCAATAATTTGGGTAATTACAGTAAATTAAGTAGACTACGAAGATTAAATTGTTGAATGTAAAGcagaattaaaatgattttatggcGAGAAAAACTAGTAGGGAATTCTGTCTAATGCTTGCTAGACGTAGAAAAACGGGTTGTCACAATAAGATGAAATCGTCAGGGTTTAACTTCATTAAACTAACTTAGCGCATTACCAATTATCCTTATTCAATTGAGACTACGTTATTATCAATACACAATTTATCCTAACCTTAATTCCTTAGGCGAGAGAACTTAAGTCCTTTGACTTCAATACCAATCCCTTGAAAGTGTAGCCAAACGACTTGCATTAAGGATAAGGGTTTTAACGATGAACAATCCTTGTTACACTATCCCTAGGCATAAAAATTATTCGTTGTCTTCTTCAATTCACAGTTCAAATAGATTTTTCCAAATACAATTGAACACAATGAATCAAGTAATTAGGTGATCAATCAAAGGCAATAGGCACAAAAGAAGAACAATAACAATtgctttattgaataaaaaaagcaGGAATTAGATGAAGGTAGTCTAATTACACCAAACCCAACAGACATGGAATTAGTTACTCATAGCTATGGGAATCAAAGGATTTgatgaagagaaaaacaaaatgcaGTCCTTGAGCTTAGACGCCGCCAAActcatttttcttctctaaaaacgATCTTTCTTGCCCTCTGTATTCTTGCCCTCTTCCTAAATCATGGGCCTCTTATATTAGTAATAGCAGTTGGGCCTACCTGATAAGCTTGCTTAAGTGAGCATAACAACATTTGAAGCCTCCAGGTATATGGCTCACTTAAGCGGGGCTAAAAGGCTCACTTAAGTGAGGTCAATGAATTTTGGACCTCAAAATTTTGGCTCACTTAAGCGAGGTCAGTTGAGTGGACTTCGTGGGTCTTTATTCCTCCTCTGTTCCATTGAGTGAGCTTCCTACTAGTTCTCCAAAGGCACCCTTCAACAAAATCCTTCAAAACTAACCAAAATGCAAATATCAAGAAGAAAAAGTAACAAAACTAAATTTCTaacttgaaaatgatttttcaaaattcaactaAATGAAGTACGAACATATAGCCCAAATGTATAATCAGAAATACTACAAAAATGCAAGTATAGGTAGCAATTATCAAACTTCCTTTTGGAAAAACAGTTTGGATAAATTCTTGACCAACTTCGTTTATATAGAGGGCTAGGGAACTATTGCCTATCCTTGTTTTGTTTGCATCGCCAAATTGTCATGGGTTCTTACActtgttttatataaaaataagttcaaactggataatattttgtttcttaattttaacgattttaatttgagaaaaatcGTTAATACATTTTTCTATATAATTTTCTGATATGTTGCTGGAGCTGTAGCCCAAGTTTTTAGGTTACAATTTATTCATGTGGCTTACTTTTTAAGAGGTGCATAaagcttaaaaaatatttctacaaaATTTGGAGACTAATATTCTTTGTCTTCTCTGGCCTTAAGTATGTAGCAGCCTACTGCTTTGATTACTCGTTTGCTAAACTTGATTCCATTGCTACAAAGTTATAAGCTTCACAATGTAGTTCTACATCTTTGCAGATAATGCAAACAATTGGATTTCTCGGGCCAGCTTTCTTCTTAACTCAATTGAGCCACGTTAATTCTCCTGTGATGGCTGTTTTGTGTATGACATGCAGTCAGGTTTGCTTATTGTTTTGTATTtgagatatttttaattctGAGAAGGCAGTCTCTTTGTAATCCTAACATAAAATCTGCTTATATTTGTGTCTCTTCTTATATGTTTCTGGAGAAAGTTACTTAATACTTGTATaaagtttctttaatttaaGTATCTCacttcaataattttattatgatttttagttCATACTGCATAATCTGAAAATTTGACTGgcaaatataaattttcttgGCAATGGTGTCTTGGAACTTCTCTTGATGAGCATAACTACACATTCTCATTTTGCTAAGTCTTCATATAAAGTTAGAAAGTGTTGGTTCATCCATTCATTCCATTGAGCTTCctctttcataacttttttcaAATTCTTCCTGAATAGGGAACTGATGCTTTCTCTCAGTCCGGATTGTATTCAAACCATCAAGATATCGCCCCTCGATATTCTGTAAGTGGATTCATTGTACTTAGATTTTTCTGCAATTTGGAGTTCTACATTTGATATGTTATATGTGGAATGAGGATGCAACAAATACTTTTTAGGCATGCTAATTCATGGCCATCTACTGTCATCTCACAATTAGTTTGTTAAATAGTAATGTCATttgggaaggaaaaagaaaaaaatatttatttcctcTTTTTGTCCTTAGGGCGTATTGCTTGGTTTATCTAATACCGCTGGAGTATTGGCTGGTGTCTTTGGAACAGCAGCAACAGGTTACATTCTGCAGCATGGTAAGTATTTGTTGCTCATGTTTTCTTGTGAGGTTTTGTTAGTCTTAAACCCAAATTTTAAGTGAGCCTATCCTAGAATCATTATTGAGTCAATTATGTATATGTCTACACCCTAGATGTCTATTTCTAGGCATTTGGCTCACTCATATTGATCACACCTTAGATTTCTAGTCTTGGGTGTGTGTTGAGGTTCCACATTGACTAGAGATGTGCCAATGTATCCTTATAAAACTTGGACAATCCTCACCTTACTAGTTAGTTTTGTGAGGCCGAGTTAGGCCTCATGTCTAAATTCTAAGACTTGAGCTATTAAgtgatgaatcaagattcatTTTATTACATCTCTTAATAGTTAATTAAGATTGAGTATATGTTTGAATTGTGCACAATCTGTGAATATTCTCAGTGAGCCTTTTGGTATTGTTGGTACTTCCATTTTATGCAACATGGTGATGTGTTCATACTGTATTTCTAGACTACTGTctcagaatttttttattcaattaccTATTTTAGAGAAACAGCATGGTTCTTTATTGTTTCATTTTGATGATGGGAATggaattaaattaacaaaataaaataaacccaAGGCTGTGGTTTGAGCACATATGGCCTTGACATTTAGCCAACTATGCAATTATGCAATGTTGAAGCTTTGTAAGCAAGCGTGAGTTTACTGAGGTTCTTCCTAATTTGGCTTTTCCTCTTTTCCTAAAGAAAACATTTACTTCCTTGTTCTTTTCGTTAAATGGAGACCTATGATCATATAATTAAAGTTCTAAACCACTTCAGGTGATTTTGGAAAATTTCTACCCTCCTGTTAAAGTTTTGTAGCACATCTTGTGCTTAATACTTTATTGAAATCTGATCTTTGGGACAAGAATATATTACCGTTTGTTTTCTTCGACTATTTTCAGGCTCCTGGGATGATGTTTTCAAGGTTTCAGTTGGGTTGTATTTGGTTGGAACTGTggtatttaatcttttttcaacTGGTGAAAAAATCTTGGAATAACTTACTCTCATTGATCATTGGTACTTGTCATGCCACATGTATAGATAAGTCTGGAGTACTTTCCCCAGAAGAAGCACTACGAGAAGAATAGGAGTTTTAATTAAGAAGCAACTCATTTTACTTAAGGCTTTTGTGCCTCACAGAATGGTAAATTTTGTGGATAGAGGAGCATTGGAGCATATAGATCAGAGGGATGACAATGTGTCCTTGAAAGAGGAATTGGCATAATTTAGTCCCTGATGTTTTTATCAAGGGAAAAGGTTTAGAAGATTCTACTCTGAAGCTTCtgttttttttcccatttttggTGGGAAGatcatagtgattgcttaactTAAAATCATacttgtaaatataattttcataccAACACATCAATTTTGTAACAATTCATCAAGAAAAGTGATTTATGTGGTATTATTCATCAAGCTTCTTTTCTTTCCAATTTCTGATCTACCTGTTTTCCTTGCATCCTTTGGTCAAATATGTTGGTAATGTGAGTATTGCCATAATGAAAAGTTGGAGTTGGatgcttcaattttatttttttttcttatgggcATCAATTGATAGATATCTCTAATGTATTGGGACCTACGCTTGATTCTTTTTACACGAGTTTATGCATTAACACGTGatacaaaattaacatttacATCATTCTAATGTACTggggtaaaaataataatttcagtACTGTTTCTTGTAGTGCACTTAATTCATTATTTGACATGAGACTTGTGTAACAGAGGTCTCAAGGGTACGTAACTTAGGATTTTTCCTTCCAGAGATCGATCATATTTAGGAGGAAGAAAAACTGGCAACAATGCATGCAGAA
The nucleotide sequence above comes from Glycine soja cultivar W05 chromosome 11, ASM419377v2, whole genome shotgun sequence. Encoded proteins:
- the LOC114377192 gene encoding sodium-dependent phosphate transport protein 1, chloroplastic-like isoform X1 encodes the protein MSGRAMISCFSPPSTTPCSAPIPLWRRNHLLHATPPPSLHLLSRRSHLVAGGRRVWVNVKSEKNLSESPKYEDDVVVQKKKKRGLDNVEEEARWWQVFPKRWVIVVLCFSAFLLCNMDRVNMSIAILPMSAEYNWNPSTVGLIQSSFFWGYLLTQIAGGIWADTVGGKQVLGFGVVWWSVATALTPIAAKLGLPFLLVARAFMGIGEGVAMPAMNNILSKWVPVSERSRSLALVYSGMYLGSVTGLAFSPFLIHQFGWPSVFYSFGSLGTVWCSVWLSKAHSSPLEDPELRPEEKKLITANCSSKEPVKTIPWRLILSKPPVWALIVSHFCHNWGTFILLTWMPTYYNQVLKFNLTESGLFCVLPWFIMAISANVGGWIADTLVSKGLSVTRVRKIMQTIGFLGPAFFLTQLSHVNSPVMAVLCMTCSQGTDAFSQSGLYSNHQDIAPRYSGVLLGLSNTAGVLAGVFGTAATGYILQHGSWDDVFKVSVGLYLVGTVISLEYFPQKKHYEKNRSFN
- the LOC114377192 gene encoding sodium-dependent phosphate transport protein 1, chloroplastic-like isoform X3, with the translated sequence MSGRAMISCFSPPSTTPCSAPIPLWRRNHLLHATPPPSLHLLSRRSHLVAGGRRVWVNVKSEKNLSESPKYEDDVVVQKKKKRGLDNVEEEARWWQVFPKRWVIVVLCFSAFLLCNMDRVNMSIAILPMSAEYNWNPSTVGLIQSSFFWGYLLTQIAGGIWADTVGGKQVLGFGVVWWSVATALTPIAAKLGLPFLLVARAFMGIGEGVAMPAMNNILSKWVPVSERSRSLALVYSGMYLGSVTGLAFSPFLIHQFGWPSVFYSFGSLGTVWCSVWLSKAHSSPLEDPELRPEEKKLITANCSSKEPVKTIPWRLILSKPPVWALIVSHFCHNWGTFILLTWMPTYYNQVLKFNLTESGLFCVLPWFIMAISANVGGWIADTLVSKGLSVTRVRKIMQTIGFLGPAFFLTQLSHVNSPVMAVLCMTCSQGTDAFSQSGLYSNHQDIAPRYSGVLLGLSNTAGVLAGVFGTAATGYILQHDKSGVLSPEEALREE
- the LOC114377192 gene encoding sodium-dependent phosphate transport protein 1, chloroplastic-like isoform X2 yields the protein MSGRAMISCFSPPSTTPCSAPIPLWRRNHLLHATPPPSLHLLSRRSHLVAGGRRVWVNVKSEKNLSESPKYEDDVVVQKKKKRGLDNVEEEARWWQVFPKRWVIVVLCFSAFLLCNMDRVNMSIAILPMSAEYNWNPSTVGLIQSSFFWGYLLTQIAGGIWADTVGGKQVLGFGVVWWSVATALTPIAAKLGLPFLLVARAFMGIGEGVAMPAMNNILSKWVPVSERSRSLALVYSGMYLGSVTGLAFSPFLIHQFGWPSVFYSFGSLGTVWCSVWLSKAHSSPLEDPELRPEEKKLITANCSSKEPVKTIPWRLILSKPPVWALIVSHFCHNWGTFILLTWMPTYYNQVLKFNLTESGLFCVLPWFIMAISANVGGWIADTLVSKGLSVTRVRKIMQTIGFLGPAFFLTQLSHVNSPVMAVLCMTCSQGTDAFSQSGLYSNHQDIAPRYSGVLLGLSNTAGVLAGVFGTAATGYILQHGSWDDVFKVSVGLYLVGTVVFNLFSTGEKILE